A section of the Rossellomorea marisflavi genome encodes:
- the nusG gene encoding transcription termination/antitermination protein NusG produces the protein MEKNWYVVHTYSGYENKVKANLEKRVETMGMQDKIFRVIVPEEEETDIKNGKKKVIKKKVFPGYVIVEIVMTDDSWYVVRNTPGVTGFVGSSGSGSKPTALLPEEVTNLLKQMGMSEKKVEVDYELGETVKVNEGPFANFTGTIEEIDSSKTKLKVHVNMFGRDTPVELDFSQVDKL, from the coding sequence AAAGCCAACCTGGAAAAGCGCGTAGAAACCATGGGGATGCAAGATAAGATCTTCCGTGTCATCGTGCCTGAAGAGGAAGAGACAGACATCAAGAACGGCAAGAAAAAAGTAATCAAAAAGAAGGTATTCCCAGGCTATGTCATCGTCGAGATCGTCATGACGGATGATTCATGGTATGTCGTGCGGAATACTCCGGGTGTGACCGGCTTCGTCGGTTCATCGGGATCCGGCTCCAAGCCGACAGCGCTTCTTCCGGAAGAAGTGACCAATCTGTTGAAACAGATGGGCATGAGCGAGAAGAAAGTGGAAGTGGACTACGAGCTTGGTGAAACAGTCAAGGTCAACGAAGGTCCATTCGCAAACTTCACCGGGACGATCGAAGAGATCGATTCTTCCAAAACGAAGCTCAAAGTTCACGTCAATATGTTTGGCCGCGATACGCCGGTTGAACTTGATTTCTCTCAAGTCGATAAATTATAA
- the rplK gene encoding 50S ribosomal protein L11 yields the protein MAKKVIKMVKLQIPAGKANPAPPVGPALGQAGVNIMGFCKEFNARTADQAGLIIPVEITVFEDRSFTFITKTPPAAVLLKKAAGIESGSGEPNSKKVATLKRDKVREIAESKMPDLNAASVESAMRMVEGTARSMGIVIED from the coding sequence GTGGCTAAAAAAGTTATCAAAATGGTTAAATTGCAGATTCCTGCCGGTAAAGCTAATCCAGCTCCACCAGTTGGTCCTGCACTAGGTCAAGCAGGTGTTAACATCATGGGATTCTGTAAGGAATTCAATGCTCGCACAGCCGATCAAGCTGGCTTAATCATTCCTGTTGAAATCACGGTTTTTGAAGACCGTTCATTTACATTCATCACTAAAACTCCACCTGCTGCTGTATTGCTTAAGAAAGCAGCTGGTATCGAGTCTGGTTCAGGCGAACCGAACAGCAAAAAAGTGGCAACACTTAAACGCGATAAAGTACGTGAAATTGCTGAATCAAAAATGCCTGACCTGAATGCAGCTAGCGTTGAATCAGCTATGCGCATGGTAGAAGGAACTGCACGCAGCATGGGAATCGTCATCGAAGACTAA
- the rplA gene encoding 50S ribosomal protein L1, translating into MAKKGKKFLEAQKLVDRTTAYSVEEAIELVKKTNFAKFDATVEVAFRLGVDTRKNDQQIRGAVVLPHGTGKTQKVLVFAKGEKAKEAEAAGADFVGDADLINKINQGWFEFDVIVATPDMMGEVGKLGRVLGPKGLMPNPKTGTVTFDVEKAVNEIKAGKVEYRADKAGNVHVPVGKVSFDNEKLVENFATMYDTMLKAKPAAAKGTYVKNVSVTSTMGPGVKVDPSTFAVK; encoded by the coding sequence ATGGCTAAAAAAGGCAAGAAGTTTCTTGAAGCTCAAAAGCTAGTAGATCGTACTACTGCTTATTCAGTTGAAGAAGCAATCGAACTAGTTAAGAAAACAAACTTCGCTAAGTTTGACGCGACTGTTGAAGTAGCGTTCCGCTTAGGTGTAGATACTCGTAAAAACGACCAGCAGATCCGTGGAGCAGTCGTGCTTCCACACGGTACTGGTAAAACTCAAAAGGTTCTTGTATTCGCTAAAGGCGAAAAAGCAAAAGAAGCAGAAGCTGCTGGCGCTGACTTCGTAGGTGATGCAGACCTTATCAACAAAATCAACCAAGGTTGGTTCGAGTTCGACGTAATCGTTGCAACTCCAGACATGATGGGTGAAGTTGGTAAGCTTGGTCGCGTATTGGGACCAAAAGGCCTTATGCCAAACCCTAAAACTGGAACTGTTACATTCGACGTTGAAAAAGCTGTCAACGAAATCAAAGCTGGTAAAGTTGAGTACCGTGCTGACAAAGCTGGTAACGTACACGTACCGGTTGGTAAAGTATCTTTCGACAACGAAAAGCTTGTTGAAAACTTTGCTACGATGTATGACACAATGCTTAAAGCTAAACCTGCTGCAGCAAAAGGAACTTACGTGAAGAACGTTTCCGTAACTTCTACAATGGGACCTGGCGTTAAAGTCGATCCTTCAACTTTCGCTGTTAAGTAA
- the rplJ gene encoding 50S ribosomal protein L10: protein MSSILEQKQHIVGEISDKLKNSVSTIIVDYRGLNVSEVTELRKQLREAGIDFKVYKNSMTRRAAAEAGLEGLNEFLTGPNAIAFSTEEVVAPAKILNAFAKDHENLEIKAGVIEGQITSVEDVKAIAELPSREGLLSMLLSVLQAPMRNFALATKAVADQKEEQGA from the coding sequence ATGAGCAGCATTCTAGAGCAAAAGCAACACATCGTCGGAGAAATCTCTGACAAACTTAAAAACAGTGTGTCAACAATCATTGTTGACTATCGTGGACTTAACGTTTCCGAAGTAACTGAACTTCGTAAACAACTTCGCGAAGCTGGAATCGACTTCAAAGTGTACAAGAACTCAATGACACGTCGTGCAGCTGCTGAAGCAGGTCTTGAAGGTCTTAACGAATTCCTAACTGGTCCAAACGCAATCGCGTTCAGCACGGAAGAAGTTGTAGCTCCTGCCAAGATCCTTAACGCTTTCGCGAAAGATCACGAAAACCTTGAAATCAAAGCGGGTGTCATCGAAGGTCAAATCACTTCCGTTGAGGATGTTAAAGCAATCGCTGAACTTCCAAGCCGCGAAGGACTTCTTTCTATGCTACTCAGCGTGCTTCAAGCACCAATGCGCAACTTCGCGTTGGCTACAAAAGCCGTTGCCGATCAAAAAGAAGAGCAAGGCGCGTAA
- the rplL gene encoding 50S ribosomal protein L7/L12 produces MSKEQIIDAIKEMSVLELNDLVKAIEEEFGVTAAAPVAVAAGGGEAAAEKTEFDVILESAGAQKIKVIKVVREITGLGLKEAKEVVDNTPKPLKEGISKEEAEELKAKLEEVGAGVEVK; encoded by the coding sequence ATGAGTAAAGAGCAAATCATTGACGCGATCAAAGAAATGTCAGTTCTTGAACTAAACGACCTAGTTAAAGCAATCGAAGAAGAATTCGGAGTAACTGCTGCTGCACCTGTAGCTGTAGCTGCTGGTGGCGGAGAAGCTGCTGCTGAGAAAACTGAATTCGACGTTATCCTTGAGAGCGCTGGAGCTCAAAAAATCAAAGTCATCAAAGTCGTTCGCGAAATCACAGGTCTTGGCCTTAAAGAAGCGAAAGAAGTTGTTGATAACACTCCAAAACCACTTAAAGAAGGTATTTCTAAAGAGGAAGCTGAAGAACTTAAAGCTAAACTTGAAGAAGTTGGAGCTGGCGTAGAAGTTAAGTAA
- a CDS encoding class I SAM-dependent methyltransferase, which produces MTNHYYSQNPEVGSDPQHFTFDLRGHSFRFKTDHGVFSKKEVDFGSRVLIDAFEPSEVEGPVLDVGCGYGPIGLSLAKEFPERIIHMIDVNERALSLASENAKANGIGNVEIYRSDRLAQVEEKKFSAILTNPPIRAGKETVHAIFTESAEHLAENGELWVVIQKKQGAPSAMEKLEELFSNVEVVVKKKGYYILRSVKEIR; this is translated from the coding sequence GTGACAAACCACTATTATTCACAAAATCCTGAAGTCGGGAGTGATCCCCAGCACTTCACCTTCGATCTTCGCGGTCACTCATTCCGGTTCAAAACCGACCATGGTGTCTTTTCGAAGAAAGAAGTCGATTTCGGCTCACGCGTGCTGATCGATGCATTCGAACCGTCCGAAGTAGAAGGTCCTGTCCTTGATGTGGGGTGCGGCTATGGTCCGATCGGGCTGTCTCTGGCAAAAGAGTTCCCTGAACGGATAATCCATATGATCGATGTAAATGAAAGGGCGCTTTCTCTTGCATCTGAAAATGCCAAGGCCAACGGAATCGGAAATGTGGAAATCTACCGAAGTGATCGATTGGCCCAAGTAGAAGAGAAGAAGTTCTCTGCGATCTTGACCAATCCCCCGATCAGGGCAGGTAAAGAAACGGTTCATGCGATTTTCACAGAAAGTGCAGAGCATCTGGCGGAAAATGGCGAGCTATGGGTCGTGATTCAGAAGAAGCAGGGTGCGCCATCGGCCATGGAGAAATTGGAAGAGTTATTTTCCAATGTGGAAGTGGTCGTGAAGAAGAAGGGGTATTACATCCTGAGGTCTGTGAAAGAAATTCGTTGA
- the rpoB gene encoding DNA-directed RNA polymerase subunit beta gives MTGQLVQYGRHRQRRSFARISEVLELPNLIEIQTSSYQWFLDEGLREMFRDISPIEDFTGNLSLEFIDYSLGDPKYSVEESKERDVTYSAPLRVKVRLVNKETGEVKDQDVFMGDFPLMTDTGTFVINGAERVIVSQLVRSPSVYFSGKVDKNGKKGFTATVIPNRGAWLEYETDAKDVVYVRIDRTRKLPVTVLLRALGFGSDQEIIDLIGDNEYIRNTLEKDNTEGIDKALLEIYERLRPGEPPTVENAKSLLVSRFFDPKRYDLANVGRYKMNKKLHIKNRLFNQTLAETLADPETGEILAEKGTVLDRRALDKIIPYLEEGIGFKTYQQNGGVLDDDILLQSVKIYSPNDEGEHEITVTSNAYVEEEIKYITPADIISSISYFFNLLHGVGLTDDIDHLGNRRLRSVGELLQNQFRIGLSRMERVVRERMSIQDTNTITPQQLINIRPVIASIKEFFGSSQLSQFMDQTNPLGELTHKRRLSALGPGGLTRERAGFEVRDVHYSHYGRMCPIETPEGPNIGLINSLSSFAKVNKFGFIETPYRRVDPETGKVTDRIDYLTADEEDNYVVAQANARLDEDGSFLDEEVISRFRGENTVIKRERLDYMDVSPKQVVSAATACIPFLENDDSNRALMGANMQRQAVPLMNPESPIVGTGMEHVSAKDSGAAVICKHEGIVEKVEAKQVWVRRVKEIDGQEVQGDLDKYRMQKFIRSNQGTCYNQRPIVSEGDRVVKGEILADGPSMEKGELALGRNVMVGFMTWDGYNYEDAIIMSERLVKDDVYTSIHIEEYESESRDTKLGPEEITRDIPNVGEDALRNLDERGIIRIGAEVKDGDLLVGKVTPKGVTELTAEERLLHAIFGEKAREVRDTSLRVPHGGGGIILDVKVFNREDGDELPPGVNQLVRVYIVQKRKISEGDKMAGRHGNKGVISRILPEEDMPFLPDGTPIDIMLNPLGVPSRMNIGQVLELHLGMAARYLGIHVASPVFDGAREEDVWATIEEAGMARDAKTVLYDGRTGEPFDNRVSVGIMYMIKLAHMVDDKLHARSTGPYSLVTQQPLGGKAQFGGQRFGEMEVWALEAYGAAYTLQEILTVKSDDVVGRVKTYEAIVKGENVPEPGVPESFKVLIKELQSLGMDVKMLSSTEEEIEMRDLEDEEEGQQADTLNISNEKQSETVGSKE, from the coding sequence TTGACAGGTCAACTAGTTCAGTATGGACGACACCGCCAACGCAGAAGTTTTGCGCGTATCAGTGAAGTTTTAGAATTACCGAATCTAATCGAAATTCAAACTTCCTCGTATCAATGGTTTCTTGATGAGGGGTTAAGAGAGATGTTCCGCGACATTTCTCCGATTGAGGACTTTACTGGTAATCTTTCTTTGGAATTCATTGATTACAGCCTTGGAGATCCAAAGTACTCGGTGGAAGAATCAAAGGAGAGGGATGTAACATACTCTGCTCCGTTAAGGGTGAAAGTCCGTCTTGTTAATAAGGAAACTGGAGAAGTAAAGGATCAAGACGTATTTATGGGTGATTTCCCATTGATGACCGACACAGGTACATTCGTCATCAATGGTGCGGAACGTGTTATCGTTTCTCAGCTCGTACGTTCTCCTAGTGTCTACTTCAGTGGAAAAGTAGATAAGAACGGGAAGAAAGGGTTCACTGCTACCGTTATACCAAACCGCGGAGCTTGGCTTGAGTATGAGACAGATGCGAAAGATGTAGTATATGTGCGAATTGACAGAACTCGCAAACTGCCGGTAACGGTTCTTTTACGTGCCCTTGGGTTTGGCTCTGATCAAGAAATCATCGATCTGATCGGTGACAACGAGTACATCCGTAACACGCTGGAAAAAGACAATACAGAAGGCATCGACAAAGCATTGCTCGAAATCTATGAGCGCCTCCGTCCTGGAGAGCCGCCGACAGTAGAGAATGCGAAAAGCCTTCTCGTTTCACGTTTCTTCGATCCTAAGCGCTATGACTTAGCGAACGTAGGACGCTATAAAATGAACAAAAAGCTTCATATCAAAAACCGTTTGTTCAACCAGACCCTGGCCGAAACTCTTGCAGATCCGGAAACAGGTGAAATCCTGGCTGAAAAAGGAACAGTCCTTGACCGCCGTGCCCTTGATAAGATCATTCCTTATCTTGAAGAAGGCATCGGTTTCAAGACGTACCAGCAAAATGGCGGTGTGCTTGATGATGATATCCTTCTTCAATCGGTGAAGATTTATTCTCCGAACGATGAAGGGGAGCACGAAATCACTGTAACGAGTAATGCTTACGTAGAAGAAGAGATTAAATACATCACACCGGCAGATATCATTTCTTCCATCTCGTATTTCTTCAACCTTCTTCACGGAGTGGGATTGACGGATGATATCGATCACCTCGGTAACCGTCGCCTTCGTTCAGTTGGTGAATTGCTTCAGAACCAATTCCGTATCGGTCTTTCCCGTATGGAGCGTGTGGTTCGCGAAAGGATGTCAATCCAGGATACGAATACGATCACGCCTCAACAGCTGATCAACATCCGTCCTGTTATTGCATCCATTAAAGAGTTCTTCGGTAGCTCTCAGCTTTCCCAGTTCATGGACCAAACGAACCCCCTTGGTGAATTGACGCATAAACGTCGTCTTTCTGCCCTCGGGCCTGGTGGTTTGACCCGTGAACGTGCAGGCTTTGAAGTACGTGACGTTCACTATTCCCACTATGGGCGTATGTGTCCGATCGAAACGCCGGAGGGTCCGAATATCGGACTGATCAACTCACTTTCATCATTTGCGAAAGTGAATAAGTTCGGCTTTATCGAAACACCTTACCGTCGTGTCGACCCTGAAACAGGAAAAGTGACCGATCGCATCGATTACTTGACTGCCGATGAAGAAGATAACTATGTAGTCGCACAGGCCAATGCGCGCCTTGACGAAGATGGTTCATTCCTTGATGAAGAAGTCATCTCCCGTTTCCGCGGTGAGAATACGGTCATCAAGCGTGAACGTCTTGACTACATGGATGTATCTCCGAAACAGGTTGTTTCAGCGGCGACAGCATGTATCCCGTTCCTTGAGAACGATGACTCCAACCGTGCCCTGATGGGAGCGAACATGCAGCGTCAAGCGGTGCCTCTTATGAATCCGGAATCACCGATCGTCGGAACAGGTATGGAACACGTATCTGCCAAAGACTCTGGTGCTGCCGTGATCTGTAAGCACGAAGGGATCGTAGAGAAAGTCGAGGCAAAACAGGTTTGGGTTCGCCGCGTGAAAGAAATCGACGGTCAAGAAGTACAAGGTGACCTCGATAAGTACCGCATGCAAAAATTCATCCGTTCCAATCAAGGAACTTGTTATAACCAACGTCCGATCGTCTCTGAAGGGGACCGTGTAGTCAAAGGAGAAATCCTTGCTGATGGTCCTTCCATGGAGAAGGGTGAATTGGCCCTTGGACGAAACGTTATGGTCGGCTTCATGACTTGGGATGGTTACAACTATGAAGATGCCATCATCATGAGCGAACGTCTTGTAAAAGACGATGTGTATACATCCATTCATATCGAGGAATATGAATCAGAGTCCCGTGATACGAAATTGGGACCTGAAGAAATCACCCGCGATATCCCGAACGTCGGGGAAGACGCATTGCGCAACCTTGACGAGCGCGGAATCATCCGCATCGGTGCAGAAGTAAAAGACGGAGACCTCCTTGTCGGTAAGGTAACGCCTAAAGGTGTAACCGAGCTTACTGCAGAAGAACGTCTTCTACATGCCATCTTTGGTGAGAAGGCACGTGAAGTCCGTGATACTTCCCTCCGTGTACCACACGGCGGTGGCGGAATCATCCTTGACGTGAAAGTCTTCAATCGTGAAGATGGAGACGAATTGCCACCAGGAGTGAACCAGCTGGTCCGCGTTTACATCGTTCAGAAACGTAAGATTTCTGAAGGAGATAAAATGGCCGGTCGTCACGGTAACAAAGGGGTTATCTCACGGATCCTTCCGGAAGAAGATATGCCATTCCTGCCTGACGGAACTCCGATCGATATCATGCTTAACCCTCTAGGGGTACCATCTCGTATGAATATCGGACAGGTGCTCGAGCTTCACCTTGGTATGGCAGCAAGATACCTGGGCATCCACGTTGCTTCTCCAGTATTCGATGGAGCACGCGAGGAAGATGTGTGGGCTACAATCGAAGAAGCCGGAATGGCACGCGATGCCAAGACGGTCCTCTACGACGGCCGCACAGGTGAACCGTTCGATAACCGTGTATCAGTCGGAATCATGTATATGATCAAGCTGGCTCACATGGTCGACGATAAACTGCATGCCCGTTCAACTGGTCCTTACTCACTTGTTACCCAGCAACCGCTTGGTGGTAAAGCACAATTCGGTGGGCAACGTTTCGGTGAGATGGAGGTATGGGCACTTGAAGCTTACGGTGCTGCATACACGCTACAAGAAATCCTTACCGTTAAATCGGATGACGTGGTCGGTCGTGTGAAAACATACGAAGCCATCGTCAAAGGTGAAAATGTCCCTGAACCGGGAGTTCCAGAATCATTCAAGGTTCTGATCAAAGAGCTTCAAAGTCTGGGCATGGATGTCAAAATGCTATCAAGCACAGAAGAAGAGATCGAAATGCGCGATCTTGAAGATGAAGAGGAAGGCCAGCAAGCCGATACACTCAACATCTCCAATGAAAAACAGTCCGAGACAGTAGGGTCCAAAGAATAA
- the rpoC gene encoding DNA-directed RNA polymerase subunit beta' produces the protein MLDVNNFEYMKIGLASPDKIRSWSFGEVKKPETINYRTLKPEKDGLFCERIFGPTKDWECHCGKYKRVRYKGVVCDRCGVEVTKAKVRRERMGHIELAAPVSHIWYFKGIPSRMGLVLDMSPRALEEVIYFASYVVTEPGDTALEKKQLLSEKEYRAYREKYGVKFHAAMGAEAIKKLLQDLDLDKEADFLKEELKTAQGQRRTRAIKRLEVVESFRSSGNDPDWMILDVLPVIPPELRPMVQLDGGRFATSDLNDLYRRVINRNNRLKRLLDLGAPSIIVQNEKRMLQEAVDALIDNGRRGRPVTGPGNRPLKSLSHMLKGKQGRFRQNLLGKRVDYSGRSVIVVGPNLKMYQCGLPKEMALELFKPFVMKELVERGLAHNIKSAKRKIERVQPEVWDVLEGVIKEHPVLLNRAPTLHRLGIQAFEPTLVEGRAIRLHPLVCTAYNADFDGDQMAVHVPLSSEAQAEARMLMLAAQNILNPKDGKPVVTPSQDMVLGNYYLTLEREDAVGEGMIFNDANEVLLAYQNGFAHLHTRIAIHAGTLNNQTFTDQQNKQLLVTTVGKVIFNEILPDTFPFINEPTKTNLEVATPEKYFVNPGTDVPALFKERELINPFKKGFLGNIIAEVFKKFAITETSRMLDKMKDLGFKFSTKAGITVGIADIVVLAEKEEILIEAQGKVDNVLKQFKRGLITEEERYDRVISIWSAAKDTIQGKLMATLDKRNPIFMMSDSGARGNASNFTQLAGMRGLMANPAGRIIELPIKSSFREGLTVLEYFISTHGARKGLADTALKTADSGYLTRRLVDVAQDVIVREEDCGTDRGLLVGSIKEGTEIIEPLEERLLGRYSRKTLRHPETDEILVNENQLITEDLAKTIVDAGIEHVSIRSAFTCNTRHGVCEKCYGTNLATGQKVEVGEAVGIIAAQSIGEPGTQLTMRTFHTGGVAGDDITQGLPRIQEIFEARNPKGQAVISEMDGVITSISEGKDRQYEITVQGDVESRNYTAPYTARLKFAVNDRVLRGQEITEGSIDPKELLKVRDVGAVQEYLLREVQKVYRMQGVEIGDKHVEVMVRQMLRKVRVIDAGETEVLPGTLMDIHQFRDANESALLKGDTPATGRPVLLGITKASLETDSFLSAASFQETTRVLTDAAIKGKRDELLGLKENVIIGKLVPAGTGMQRYRRAEQVLSEEISEETVTVD, from the coding sequence TTGCTAGATGTGAATAATTTCGAATATATGAAGATTGGTTTAGCTTCCCCCGATAAGATCCGTTCGTGGTCTTTCGGGGAGGTTAAAAAACCTGAAACGATCAACTATCGTACACTTAAACCAGAAAAAGACGGTTTGTTCTGTGAGCGTATCTTCGGTCCTACAAAGGACTGGGAATGTCACTGCGGAAAATACAAGCGCGTCCGTTATAAAGGTGTAGTATGTGACCGCTGTGGTGTCGAAGTCACTAAAGCGAAAGTGCGCCGTGAGCGCATGGGTCACATTGAACTTGCTGCCCCTGTATCACACATCTGGTACTTCAAAGGAATCCCAAGCCGTATGGGTCTTGTCCTCGACATGTCTCCAAGGGCGTTGGAAGAAGTTATTTACTTCGCTTCCTATGTTGTAACAGAACCGGGAGATACGGCTCTTGAGAAGAAGCAATTGCTTTCTGAAAAAGAGTACCGTGCATACCGTGAAAAATACGGCGTCAAATTCCATGCAGCCATGGGTGCCGAAGCAATCAAAAAACTTCTTCAAGATCTTGATCTTGATAAAGAAGCCGATTTCCTTAAAGAAGAACTGAAGACTGCACAAGGGCAACGACGCACACGTGCGATCAAACGCCTTGAAGTGGTTGAATCCTTCAGAAGTTCTGGAAATGATCCGGATTGGATGATCCTTGACGTCCTTCCTGTCATCCCACCTGAACTTCGTCCGATGGTACAGCTTGACGGTGGACGTTTTGCGACATCCGACCTCAATGATCTATACCGTCGTGTCATCAATCGGAACAACCGTCTGAAGCGCTTGTTGGACCTTGGTGCCCCAAGCATCATCGTTCAAAATGAAAAGCGTATGCTTCAAGAAGCAGTCGATGCATTGATTGATAATGGTCGTCGCGGACGTCCGGTAACGGGACCAGGTAATCGTCCATTGAAATCCCTCTCTCACATGTTGAAAGGGAAGCAAGGACGTTTCCGTCAAAACCTTCTTGGTAAGCGTGTTGACTACTCTGGCCGTTCCGTAATCGTCGTAGGACCGAACTTGAAAATGTATCAATGTGGTCTTCCGAAAGAGATGGCCCTTGAACTCTTCAAGCCTTTCGTCATGAAAGAACTCGTCGAGCGTGGACTTGCTCACAACATCAAGAGTGCGAAACGCAAGATCGAACGCGTACAACCGGAAGTATGGGATGTACTAGAAGGCGTCATCAAGGAGCATCCGGTCCTTCTGAACCGTGCACCTACCCTTCACCGACTTGGTATCCAAGCGTTCGAACCGACCCTTGTCGAAGGTAGAGCGATCCGTCTTCACCCACTCGTATGTACTGCGTACAACGCCGACTTCGATGGTGACCAAATGGCGGTCCACGTACCACTATCTTCTGAAGCACAAGCAGAAGCGCGCATGCTCATGCTTGCTGCCCAGAACATCCTGAACCCGAAAGATGGTAAGCCAGTCGTTACACCATCACAGGATATGGTACTAGGTAACTATTATCTAACTCTGGAGCGTGAAGATGCTGTAGGTGAAGGTATGATCTTCAATGATGCCAATGAAGTATTGCTAGCATACCAAAATGGTTTTGCTCATCTTCATACCCGTATCGCGATCCATGCCGGAACTCTCAACAACCAAACGTTCACAGATCAACAAAATAAACAGCTGCTCGTCACAACAGTCGGTAAGGTGATCTTCAATGAAATCCTGCCTGACACATTCCCGTTCATCAATGAACCGACGAAGACGAACCTCGAGGTGGCAACACCCGAGAAATACTTCGTCAACCCAGGAACGGATGTGCCAGCACTGTTCAAAGAGCGCGAATTGATCAATCCATTCAAAAAAGGATTCCTTGGAAACATCATCGCTGAAGTATTCAAGAAGTTTGCCATCACTGAAACTTCCCGCATGCTTGATAAGATGAAGGACCTCGGATTCAAATTCTCTACTAAAGCAGGAATCACGGTCGGTATCGCCGATATCGTCGTACTTGCTGAAAAAGAGGAAATCCTGATTGAAGCTCAAGGTAAAGTGGATAACGTCTTGAAACAATTCAAACGTGGTCTCATTACCGAAGAGGAAAGATATGATCGCGTCATCTCCATCTGGAGTGCCGCTAAAGATACGATTCAAGGTAAATTGATGGCTACGTTGGATAAACGCAACCCGATCTTCATGATGAGTGACTCTGGTGCCCGTGGTAACGCATCTAACTTCACTCAGCTTGCCGGTATGCGCGGACTCATGGCCAACCCGGCTGGACGTATCATCGAATTGCCGATCAAATCAAGTTTCCGTGAAGGTCTGACGGTACTTGAATACTTCATCTCCACTCACGGTGCGCGTAAAGGTCTTGCCGATACAGCCCTGAAAACAGCCGACTCAGGTTACCTGACCCGTCGTCTGGTTGACGTGGCACAAGATGTCATCGTACGTGAAGAAGACTGTGGCACAGACAGAGGACTCCTTGTCGGATCCATCAAAGAGGGTACAGAGATCATCGAACCTCTTGAAGAGCGTCTGCTCGGTCGTTACTCACGTAAGACACTTCGTCATCCTGAGACAGATGAAATCCTTGTGAACGAAAATCAATTGATCACCGAAGATCTGGCTAAAACCATTGTTGATGCAGGTATCGAGCATGTGTCCATCCGTTCTGCCTTCACATGTAACACCCGTCACGGTGTATGTGAAAAATGTTACGGTACGAACCTTGCAACCGGTCAAAAAGTGGAAGTCGGGGAAGCAGTCGGTATCATCGCCGCTCAATCTATCGGGGAACCAGGAACGCAGCTTACAATGCGTACATTCCATACCGGTGGGGTTGCAGGAGACGATATCACACAAGGTCTTCCACGTATCCAGGAAATCTTCGAAGCGCGTAACCCGAAAGGTCAAGCGGTCATTTCTGAAATGGACGGTGTCATCACTTCCATTTCAGAAGGAAAAGATCGTCAATATGAAATCACTGTACAAGGTGATGTCGAGTCAAGGAACTATACAGCTCCTTACACGGCCCGCCTGAAATTCGCAGTGAATGACCGGGTGCTGCGTGGTCAAGAGATCACAGAAGGTTCCATCGATCCGAAGGAACTTCTCAAAGTACGCGACGTCGGTGCCGTACAGGAATACCTATTGCGTGAGGTACAGAAAGTTTACCGTATGCAAGGGGTTGAAATCGGAGATAAGCACGTTGAAGTCATGGTGCGACAAATGCTCCGTAAAGTACGTGTCATCGATGCCGGTGAAACGGAAGTACTTCCGGGAACACTCATGGACATCCATCAGTTCAGGGACGCGAACGAAAGTGCATTGCTTAAAGGCGATACACCTGCAACCGGACGCCCTGTCCTACTTGGAATCACGAAGGCTTCCCTTGAAACGGATTCCTTCTTGTCAGCAGCTTCGTTCCAGGAAACAACCCGCGTGTTGACAGACGCCGCAATCAAAGGTAAGCGCGATGAGCTCCTTGGATTGAAAGAAAATGTCATCATCGGTAAGTTGGTTCCAGCCGGAACAGGCATGCAGCGTTACCGCAGAGCCGAACAGGTCCTATCTGAAGAAATCTCTGAAGAGACGGTCACTGTCGACTAA
- a CDS encoding 50S ribosomal protein L7ae-like protein has protein sequence MSYEKVSQAKDVIVGTKQAVKALKAGQVTEVVIAEDADPKVTANVLQTAIDLNVPFTKVDSMKKLGKSCGIDVGAAAVAIIQ, from the coding sequence ATGTCTTATGAAAAAGTATCGCAGGCGAAAGACGTTATTGTAGGAACAAAGCAAGCAGTGAAAGCTCTGAAAGCCGGTCAGGTAACCGAAGTAGTCATAGCGGAAGATGCTGATCCCAAAGTGACCGCGAACGTTTTGCAGACCGCAATCGATCTGAACGTACCCTTTACCAAAGTTGATTCGATGAAGAAACTCGGTAAATCGTGCGGAATAGATGTCGGGGCGGCAGCTGTTGCGATAATACAGTAA